One Bombus fervidus isolate BK054 chromosome 7, iyBomFerv1, whole genome shotgun sequence genomic region harbors:
- the Srp9 gene encoding signal recognition particle 9, whose amino-acid sequence MTYLSSWEEFEKGAERLYLQDPMKARYTMKYCHNKGVLCLKLTDNRTCLQYKTEIAQDLKKMEKFIGNLMRHMASKEN is encoded by the exons ATGACATATTTAAGTTCGTGggaagaatttgaaaaaggTGCTGAGAGGTTATATCTTCAAGACCCAATGAAG GCTCGGTATACAATGAAATATTGCCATAATAAAGGTGTTCTATGTCTAAAACTTACAGATAACAGAACG TGTCTACAATATAAAACAGAGATAGCAcaagatttaaaaaagatggaaaaattTATAGGAAACCTAATGAGGCACATGGCATCTAAAGAGAACTAA
- the Pld gene encoding phospholipase D yields MSDSILNEKAENCVSHDPEYDDTLGVPDSLEITINENENINSNNDTDNSERPGVIPFSAIHDLPKNFKSQYRNVFIPGEEVHVDIIDNERSVTTHPLNPNLYTIEFRHGPFIWTIKKRYKHIQNLHNQLKIYRTSLNIPFPTKSHKERRTSLKSLGDTKEGKGRKGALPRFPNKPDVLVPYEQLEHRKKVLEEYLTNLLKIKIYLHHPETVDFLEVSHLSFIEDLGMKGKEGIVLKRTGSGARSRCNFCGLLEGMCCIRCTHFCTSLCRKWHSRHLVVKDTFVAYIEPKNGSIKSVILMDNGFGISFGLYTTGLRNGIQIVNLSRHILIKCWTRRKAKEWLEFIQEVSNREGRDFIQSNPHNSFAPYRSPIPATWFVDGSSYMSAVADALEDAKEEIFIADWWLSPEIYMKRPAIHSDYWRLDNILERKAFEGIKVYIMIYKEVEVALGINSFYSKQRLVEKCPENIKVLRHPDHARVGVFLWAHHEKIVVVDQSIAFLGGIDLCYGRWDNNEHRLIDLGSTHHSSIYIPSKGRFTNTSSKKVSNGNVNKHVLLPLAIATNTVVMATTKSIPVLPIINNKTSISPFSTSQLNAGDLLLLQPIEESDTMKCDTPNLERKNLFGMAKNTMDRMKHSIKLKRQELINMVYNPHEEDSDEENVMTTYTTQTPIETSQSLAYSENEVSEYPGVAKLWLGKDYVNFIVKDFNDLEKPYQDLVDRSNTPRMPWHDIGVMVQGATARDVARHFIQRWNAIKMEKAKLNSCYPFLLPKTYNNCSSSVPFIETSTIHNVNCQVLRSVSSWSAGFLDSQTIERSIQEAYIEAISKAERYIYIENQFFITLASMQRSAVKNRIGETLLKRILRAHREGAVFRVFVIMPLLPGFEGEVGGPTGTALRAITHWNYASISRGKDAILSRLIEAGIEDPREYITFHGLRTHAMLNGTLVTELIYVHSKLLIVDDNTVICGSANINDRSMTATRDSEIAVIIHDQEFEEGRMNDIPFPCGKFAGSLRKQLISEHLGLFKTNEDIDVTDIIKKSFYKDIWCARSNQNTEIYEEVFHVIPTDKVVNFSMLKQYQDEEPLSSSNTLLAQEKVEQIKGHLVNMPLHFLCNEDLKPAAGTVEGMMPTALWT; encoded by the exons ATGTCTGACAgtattttaaacgaaaaagcTGAGAATTGTGTTTCTCATGATCCTGAATATGATGATACACTGGGTGTACCTGATTCATTAGAAATTactataaatgaaaatgaaaatattaattctaataATGATACTGATAATAGTG AACGTCCTGGTGTGATACCTTTCTCTGCTATACACGACTTaccaaaaaattttaaaagccAGTATCGTAATGTTTTTATTCCTGGTGAAGAAGTGCATGTGGACATTATAGACAATGAACGTAGCGTAACAACACATCCATTGAATCCAAATTTGTACACTATTGAATTTAGGCATGGACCATTTATTTGGACAATTAAGAAACGGTACAAACATATCCAAAATTTGCATAaccaattgaaaatatatcgcACCAGTTTAAATATACCTTTCCCAACTAAAAGTcacaaagaaagaagaactAGTTTGAAAAGTTTGGGGGATACGAAAGAAGGGAAAGGTCGTAAAGGTGCACTACCAAG ATTTCCAAATAAGCCTGATGTTTTAGTACCATATGAACAACTAGAACATAGGAAAAAAGTATTAGAGGAGTACTtaactaatttattaaaaataaaaatttatttgcacCATCCAGAAACA GTCGATTTTTTAGAAGTCTCACATTTGTCATTTATAGAAGATTTAGGAATGAAAGGCAAAGAAGGAATTGTTTTAAAACGAACTGGATCAGGTGCAAGAAGTAGATGTAACTTTTGTGGTCTTCTTGAGGGCATGTGTTGTATTAGGTGTACTCATTTCTGCACATCTCTATGTAGGAAATGGCATTCTCGACATCTTGTTGTTAAAGATACTTTTGTTGCCTATATTGAACCAAAAAATGGTAGCATAAAATCGGTGATTTTAATGGATAATGGTTTCGGAATCAGTTTTGGTCTGTATACAACAGGATTAAGAAATGGTATACAAATAGTAAATCTCAGTAGGCACATACTAATTAAGTGCTGGACAAGAAGAAAGGCCAAAGAATGGCTGGAATTTATACAAGAAGTTAGTAACAGGGAAG GTCGAGACTTTATACAATCGAATCCACACAACTCGTTTGCACCTTATCGTTCCCCTATTCCAGCCACATGGTTTGTAGATGGATCAAGTTATATGTCTGCTGTTGCAGATGCGTTAGAAGAtgcaaaagaagaaatttttattgcagACTGGTGGTTATCACCTGAGATTTATATGAAAAGACCAGCTATTCATAGTGATTACTGGCGATTAGATAACATTTTAGAAAGAAAAGCT TTTGAAGGAATCAAAGTATATATAATGATCTATAAAGAAGTAGAAGTCGCACTGGGCATAAACAGTTTCTATAGCAAACAACGACTAGTTGAAAAATGCcctgaaaatataaaagtattacgtcatccAGATCACGCGCGAGTGGGAGTGTTTCTATGGGCACACCATGAAAAAATTGTAGTTGTTGATCAAAGTATTGCTTTCCTTGGAGGAATCGATCTATGTTATGGTCGATGGGACAACAATGAACATAGATTAATAGACTTAG GCAGCACTCATCATTCCAGTATTTATATTCCATCTAAAGGTAGATTTACCAATACCAGCAGTAAAAAGGTATCAAATGGCAATGTAAATAAGCATGTTTTATTACCATTGGCTATTGCAACTAACACAGTTGTGATGGCTACTACCAAATCTATACCTGTGTT gccaattataaataataagacATCGATATCGCCATTCTCGACATCACAGTTAAATGCTGGtgatttattactattacaaCCAATAGAAGAATCAGATACTATGAAATGTGATACACCTAATCTGGaacgtaaaaatttatttgggATGGCAAAAAACACCATGGATAGAATGAAACACAGTATTAAGTTGAAAAgacaagaattaattaatatggtGTATAATCCACACGAAGAAGATAGTGATGAGGAGAATGTTATGACTAC CTATACAACACAAACTCCAATTGAAACTAGTCAGTCACTAGCATATAGCGAAAATGAAGTTTCAGAATATCCAGGTGTGGCTAAATTATGGCTGGGCAAAGactatgtaaattttattgttaaagaCTTTAATGATCTCGAAAAACCTTATCAAGATCTAGTAGATAGGAGCAACACTCCCAGAATGCCATGGCATGATATAGGAGTTATGGTACAAGGTGCAACAGCAAGAGATGTTGCCAGACATTTTATTCAACGTTGGAATGCAATTAAG atggaaaaagcaaaattaaattcatgtTATCCATTTTTGCTTCCAAAAACGTACAATAATTGCAGTAGCTCTGTACCATTTATTGAGACATCTACTATACACAACGTCAACTGTCAAGTATTAAGATCAGTTAGTTCTTGGTCGGCTGGTTTTCTCGACTCACAAACAATAGAGCGAAGTATTCAAGAAGCTTATATTGAGGCTATTAGTAAAGCAGAaag gtatatatacatagagaACCAATTTTTTATAACGCTTGCATCCATGCAACGATCTGCAGTAAAAAATCGTATTGGAGAAACATTATTGAAACGCATTTTAAGAGCACACCGTGAGGGTGCAGTATTTAGAGTATTTGTAATAATGCCTCTATTACCAGGTTTTGAAGGCGAAGTTGGAGGACCAACTGGTACTGCTCTACGTGCTATTACTCATTGGAATTATGCTTCTATATCAAg GGGTAAAGATGCTATCTTAAGTCGGCTAATTGAAGCAGGAATAGAGGATCCTAGAGAGTACATTACATTCCATGGTTTAAGGACGCACGCAATGTTAAATGGTACATTAGTGACAGAACTAATATATGTTCACAGCAAGCTATTAATTGTGGATGATAATACTGTCATCTGTGGTTCTGCTAATATTAATGATAGAAGCATGACAGCAACAAGGGACAGCGAAATTGCAGTAATAATTCAT GATCAAGAATTCGAAGAAGGAAGAATGAATGATATACCGTTTCCTTGTGGTAAATTTGCAGGGTCATTGcggaaacaattaatttctgaaCATTTGggattatttaaaacaaatgaaGATATAGATGTAactgatataattaaaaaatcattctaCAAAGATATATGGTGTGCTAGGAGTAATCAAAACACAGAAATCTATGAAGAAGTATTTCATGTTATTCCGACAGATAAAgttgttaatttttctatgTTAAAGCAATATCAAGATGAAGAGCCACTTTCTTCATCGAATACACTTTTGGCCCAAGAAAAGGTTGAACAGATTAAG ggTCATTTAGTAAACATGCCATTGCACTTTTTATGCAATGAGGATCTGAAACCAGCTGCTGGTACAGTAGAAGGAATGATGCCAACAGCACTGTGGActtaa